The following are encoded together in the Mesoterricola sediminis genome:
- a CDS encoding immunoglobulin-like domain-containing protein has translation MTHPFFPFRRPRRPGQLLVPAALVLGMLLGPVACTDLHRASSTEQVEADASILDITYASGDSAAAVTKNLTLPTKGTWSGCAVTWTSSLPSVVSPAGVVRRPPYGADKQVTLTATLAQEASTQTRTFTVTVKQVPYIQFIHVSDLHFGDALAAAAAFQGASTTVDALDVNTAMRDAVNTLSTATAPSDYGVGAGTVFGSFDFMANTGDMASRTQSGSYNGNTAAQSWAQFTKVWLEGVTLKDNNGNALPQHLTPGNHDVANALGGPETLIGGIDPTALAGIYNLGMNPATPVTNATFDYNQHKVFFTKVYGGVHFVFLNQWLDAEMQEKLAAYLSGVGTSTPVMLFAHMPPEQNGANFRDPSTTGVDFPFGAGFANLFRDPMSASNIVAPATTITTATVPTKEVADLAAFLKARKNVIAWFNGHDNFTQYRTWNGENSVLINNSMTQLSIPVFRCDSPVKGKDSGKDAKKLAFNVVTIDPAKKEFTVRECLWNKSNTKGAAVAWGQTQTFSLANRVR, from the coding sequence TTGACCCACCCCTTCTTCCCCTTCCGGAGGCCCCGCCGCCCCGGCCAGCTCCTCGTGCCCGCGGCCCTCGTCCTCGGGATGCTGCTCGGCCCCGTGGCCTGCACCGACCTGCACCGCGCCTCGTCCACCGAACAGGTGGAGGCCGACGCCTCCATCCTGGACATCACGTACGCCTCCGGCGACAGCGCGGCGGCGGTCACCAAGAACCTCACGCTGCCCACCAAGGGCACCTGGAGCGGCTGCGCGGTGACCTGGACCTCGAGCCTGCCCAGCGTCGTCTCCCCGGCGGGCGTCGTGCGCCGCCCCCCCTACGGCGCCGACAAGCAGGTGACCCTGACCGCGACCCTGGCCCAGGAGGCCTCGACCCAGACCCGCACCTTCACCGTCACCGTCAAGCAGGTCCCCTATATCCAGTTCATCCACGTGTCCGACCTGCACTTCGGCGACGCGCTGGCCGCCGCGGCGGCCTTCCAGGGCGCCAGCACGACCGTGGACGCCCTGGACGTCAACACCGCCATGCGCGACGCGGTGAACACCCTGTCCACGGCCACGGCCCCCTCCGACTACGGAGTGGGCGCCGGCACCGTCTTCGGCAGCTTCGATTTCATGGCGAACACCGGCGACATGGCCAGCCGCACCCAGTCCGGCTCCTACAACGGCAACACCGCCGCCCAGAGCTGGGCCCAGTTCACCAAGGTGTGGCTGGAGGGCGTCACCCTCAAGGACAACAACGGCAACGCCCTGCCCCAGCACCTGACCCCCGGCAACCACGACGTCGCCAACGCCCTCGGCGGCCCCGAGACCCTGATCGGCGGCATCGATCCCACCGCCCTGGCGGGCATCTACAACCTGGGCATGAACCCGGCCACCCCCGTCACCAACGCCACCTTCGACTACAACCAGCACAAGGTGTTCTTCACCAAGGTCTACGGCGGCGTCCACTTCGTGTTCCTCAACCAGTGGCTGGACGCGGAGATGCAGGAGAAGCTCGCCGCCTACCTGTCCGGCGTCGGCACCTCCACCCCGGTGATGCTCTTCGCCCACATGCCTCCGGAGCAGAACGGCGCCAACTTCCGCGACCCCTCCACCACCGGCGTCGACTTCCCCTTCGGCGCGGGCTTCGCCAACCTGTTCCGCGATCCCATGAGCGCCTCGAACATCGTGGCCCCCGCCACCACGATCACCACGGCCACCGTGCCCACCAAGGAGGTCGCCGACCTCGCCGCCTTCCTCAAGGCCCGCAAGAACGTCATCGCCTGGTTCAACGGGCATGACAACTTCACCCAGTACCGCACCTGGAACGGCGAGAACTCGGTGCTGATCAACAACAGCATGACCCAGCTCTCCATCCCCGTCTTCCGCTGCGATTCCCCCGTGAAGGGCAAGGATTCCGGCAAGGACGCCAAGAAGCTCGCCTTCAACGTGGTCACCATCGATCCCGCGAAGAAGGAGTTCACGGTCCGCGAGTGCCTCTGGAACAAGTCCAACACCAAGGGCGCCGCCGTGGCCTGGGGCCAGACCCAGACCTTCAGCCTGGCCAACCGGGTCCGGTAG
- the uvrC gene encoding excinuclease ABC subunit UvrC, which yields MVDWPMAVVRTNIDRSPALQRKLGDLPTQPGVYLYRDQEGELLYVGKAKVLRNRVRSYFHTKVLDAKTRRLVARIWDLEFIVCATELEALVLENNLIREHRPPYNIMLRDDKSYPYVKLTWKDPYPQVFVTRKVRKDGSLYFGPFFPASTAYRTAELAYRFFQIRDCDIDIDGKRGRACMKYQLHRCTAPCIAAVTQEAYREQAKEARLFLEGKRDELKTRLEAAMWAAAENAAFEQAAQYRDTLAQVDAWFNRQKAATVDQEDTDYYGSAVLDGRACVHRLEMREGRMVGRREYVLEDVEAFDGAVLAEVLKRVYAEEPVPARILVETEPEDLELLREWLGGMRGARPHVAVPQRGEKVELLAMAQENARLALERKFEPARLNQAVLEGLQAFLGLARPPRRMECFDISHGQGREVVASCVVFTDGVPDRKAYRRFKMTNEQNDDFANMAEAVGRRYRRMLDEGRDLPDLVLIDGGLGQLHAAEAALAGLGLDQLERASLAKKEELVFRPGSSEPLRIPRTSPVLQLLQRIRDEAHRFAITYHRMLRAKRTLQTELTTIPGVGQATAKKLLQAFGSVKGVKEAGEEALAGAVGKAAAAKVRAWAQAQEP from the coding sequence TTGGTAGACTGGCCCATGGCCGTCGTCCGGACCAACATCGACCGCAGTCCCGCCCTCCAGCGCAAGCTGGGGGACCTCCCCACCCAGCCCGGGGTCTACCTGTACCGGGACCAGGAGGGGGAACTCCTCTACGTGGGCAAGGCCAAGGTCCTGCGGAACCGGGTGCGGAGCTACTTCCACACCAAGGTCCTGGACGCCAAGACCCGCCGTCTGGTCGCTCGGATCTGGGACCTGGAGTTCATCGTCTGCGCCACGGAGCTGGAGGCCCTGGTCCTGGAGAACAACCTCATCCGGGAGCACCGCCCGCCGTACAACATCATGCTGCGGGACGACAAGAGCTACCCCTACGTGAAGCTCACCTGGAAGGACCCCTACCCCCAGGTCTTCGTCACCCGGAAGGTGCGGAAGGACGGCAGCCTCTACTTCGGGCCCTTCTTTCCGGCCTCGACGGCCTATCGAACAGCCGAGCTGGCCTACCGCTTTTTCCAGATCCGGGACTGCGACATCGACATCGACGGGAAGCGGGGCCGGGCCTGCATGAAGTACCAGCTCCACCGCTGCACCGCCCCCTGCATCGCCGCCGTCACCCAGGAGGCCTATCGGGAGCAGGCCAAGGAGGCCCGGCTCTTCCTGGAGGGCAAGCGGGACGAGCTCAAGACCCGGCTGGAGGCCGCCATGTGGGCGGCGGCGGAGAACGCCGCCTTCGAACAGGCCGCCCAGTACCGGGACACCCTGGCCCAGGTCGACGCCTGGTTCAACCGCCAGAAGGCCGCCACGGTGGACCAGGAGGACACGGACTACTACGGGAGCGCCGTCCTGGACGGACGCGCCTGCGTGCACCGCCTGGAGATGCGGGAGGGCCGCATGGTGGGGCGCCGGGAATACGTCCTGGAGGACGTGGAGGCCTTCGACGGGGCCGTCCTCGCCGAAGTCCTGAAGCGGGTCTACGCCGAGGAGCCCGTTCCCGCCCGCATCCTGGTGGAGACGGAGCCCGAGGACCTGGAGCTCCTGCGGGAGTGGCTCGGCGGCATGCGCGGCGCCCGGCCCCACGTGGCCGTGCCCCAGCGGGGCGAGAAGGTGGAGCTGCTGGCCATGGCCCAGGAGAACGCCCGCCTGGCCCTGGAGCGCAAGTTCGAGCCCGCCCGGCTCAACCAGGCCGTGCTGGAGGGCCTCCAGGCCTTCCTGGGCCTCGCGCGGCCGCCGCGGCGCATGGAGTGCTTCGACATCAGCCACGGCCAGGGCCGGGAGGTGGTGGCCAGCTGCGTCGTGTTCACGGACGGCGTCCCGGACCGCAAGGCCTACCGGCGCTTCAAGATGACCAATGAGCAGAACGACGACTTCGCCAACATGGCCGAGGCCGTGGGCCGGCGCTACCGGCGCATGCTGGACGAGGGGCGGGACCTGCCGGACCTGGTGCTCATCGACGGCGGCCTGGGCCAGCTCCACGCCGCCGAGGCGGCCCTGGCCGGCCTGGGCCTGGACCAGCTGGAGCGCGCCTCCCTGGCCAAGAAGGAGGAGCTGGTCTTCCGCCCCGGTTCCAGCGAGCCCCTGCGCATCCCGAGGACCAGCCCGGTGCTGCAGCTCCTCCAGCGCATCCGCGACGAGGCCCACCGGTTCGCCATCACCTACCACCGCATGCTGCGGGCGAAGCGGACCCTCCAGACGGAGCTCACCACCATCCCCGGGGTGGGGCAGGCCACCGCGAAAAAGCTCCTCCAGGCCTTCGGCTCGGTGAAGGGCGTGAAGGAGGCCGGGGAGGAGGCCCTGGCCGGGGCCGTGGGCAAGGCCGCCGCCGCCAAGGTGCGGGCCTGGGCCCAGGCGCAGGAGCCCTGA
- a CDS encoding YraN family protein, which yields MDRGAAARRYGRMCETGTAWLLWARGWDLVGRNLRAGRFELDLLAVRGRELRLVEVKARAPGAWTGADTALGPAQRLRLQLALRAWLARVPWPFHISFQRVSWAGWRCRFHPPERWEGFR from the coding sequence ATGGATCGCGGCGCGGCGGCCCGCAGGTACGGGCGGATGTGCGAGACGGGGACCGCCTGGCTCCTGTGGGCCCGGGGCTGGGACCTGGTGGGGCGGAACCTGCGGGCGGGACGCTTCGAGCTGGACCTGCTGGCCGTGCGGGGGCGGGAGCTGCGCCTGGTGGAAGTGAAGGCCCGGGCCCCGGGGGCCTGGACCGGGGCCGACACGGCCCTGGGACCCGCCCAGCGGCTCCGCCTCCAGCTGGCGCTCCGGGCCTGGCTGGCCCGGGTCCCCTGGCCCTTCCACATCTCCTTCCAGCGGGTCAGCTGGGCGGGCTGGCGGTGCCGGTTCCATCCCCCGGAAAGGTGGGAGGGTTTCCGGTAG
- the tsaD gene encoding tRNA (adenosine(37)-N6)-threonylcarbamoyltransferase complex transferase subunit TsaD, with product MLVLGLESSCDDCSAAVIRETPEGPKLLSMARKSQDEIHGPYGGVVPELAAREHLLQLRGVIADALAKADLPLKAMDRIAVTRGPGLVGCLLTTFSASKAMAWREGIPWVGVHHLLGHLNAARFGAPDLPFPALALLVSGGHTHLYLARDWTSLELLQKTRDDAAGEAFDKTARMLNLGYPGGPIVDTCARKAAKAAAPFTPPKFRDGKASWSFSGLKTAVRLRIGQEPGLDAAGAEDPRVGALCRSLQETVASWLLKPVPGWREETGARSLVVSGGVACNSELRAQAQALAAKLGIVLAVPEPRFCTDNGAMIAAAGAVLAPSDEPLSLNADANLPLGA from the coding sequence ATGCTGGTACTCGGACTCGAATCCTCCTGCGACGACTGCTCCGCGGCGGTGATCCGCGAGACCCCCGAGGGGCCGAAGCTCCTCTCCATGGCCCGGAAGAGCCAGGACGAGATCCACGGCCCCTATGGCGGCGTCGTGCCCGAACTGGCGGCCCGCGAGCACCTGCTCCAGCTCCGGGGCGTCATCGCCGACGCCCTCGCCAAGGCCGACCTGCCCCTCAAGGCCATGGACCGCATCGCGGTCACCCGGGGCCCCGGCCTCGTGGGCTGCCTCCTGACCACCTTCTCCGCCAGCAAGGCCATGGCCTGGCGGGAGGGGATCCCCTGGGTGGGGGTCCACCACCTCCTCGGCCACCTCAACGCGGCCCGCTTCGGCGCGCCGGACCTGCCCTTCCCGGCCCTGGCCCTCCTGGTCTCCGGCGGCCACACCCACCTGTACCTGGCCCGGGACTGGACGAGCCTGGAGCTCCTCCAGAAGACCCGGGACGACGCGGCGGGCGAGGCCTTCGACAAGACGGCCCGCATGCTGAACCTGGGCTATCCCGGCGGCCCCATCGTGGACACCTGCGCCCGGAAGGCCGCCAAGGCCGCGGCCCCCTTCACCCCCCCCAAGTTCCGGGACGGCAAGGCGTCCTGGAGCTTCTCCGGCCTCAAGACCGCCGTGCGGCTCCGCATCGGCCAGGAGCCCGGGCTGGACGCGGCCGGCGCGGAGGACCCGCGCGTGGGCGCCCTCTGCCGCAGCCTCCAGGAGACGGTGGCCTCCTGGCTTCTCAAGCCCGTCCCCGGCTGGCGGGAGGAGACCGGCGCCCGGAGCCTCGTGGTCTCCGGCGGCGTGGCCTGCAACAGCGAGCTGCGGGCCCAGGCCCAGGCCCTGGCCGCGAAGCTGGGCATCGTCCTGGCCGTGCCCGAGCCCCGGTTCTGCACCGACAACGGCGCCATGATCGCCGCCGCCGGGGCCGTCCTGGCGCCCAGCGACGAGCCCCTCTCCCTCAACGCCGACGCCAACCTGCCCCTGGGAGCCTGA
- the gatC gene encoding Asp-tRNA(Asn)/Glu-tRNA(Gln) amidotransferase subunit GatC, which produces MDVTREDVLRCAALTRLHLEEAEIEPLRRDMERLLTHAGSLGALDLEGVAPWGLDAPLPRREDIPAEGLTQAQALANAPRAERGHFVVPRVLG; this is translated from the coding sequence GTGGACGTGACCCGCGAGGACGTGCTCCGCTGCGCCGCGCTCACCCGCCTCCACCTCGAGGAGGCGGAGATCGAACCCCTGCGCCGGGACATGGAGCGCCTCCTGACCCACGCCGGCAGCCTCGGCGCCCTGGACCTGGAGGGCGTCGCCCCCTGGGGCCTGGACGCCCCCCTCCCCCGCCGGGAAGACATCCCCGCCGAGGGCCTCACCCAGGCCCAGGCCCTGGCCAACGCCCCGCGGGCCGAGCGCGGCCATTTCGTCGTGCCGAGGGTGCTCGGCTAG
- a CDS encoding GxxExxY protein produces MGRPWGEVDGEDHPHKEITQAIIGEAIEIQKALGHGLLEDPYKVCLAHSLRLAGHKVKREVFLDIDWRGLVGLILSPRASARSSAPPRSNRMLRMRGAIRHCSTDSLFQLLHAPARMGISHYYPRLRTHPSRAPSARRNGRARPAGRWPGPGPG; encoded by the coding sequence ATGGGAAGGCCTTGGGGAGAGGTCGACGGGGAGGATCATCCGCACAAGGAGATCACCCAGGCCATCATCGGGGAGGCCATCGAGATCCAGAAGGCTCTGGGGCACGGACTCCTGGAAGATCCCTACAAGGTCTGTCTGGCGCACTCCCTGAGACTGGCCGGCCATAAGGTGAAGCGGGAGGTTTTCCTGGATATCGATTGGAGGGGGCTTGTGGGCTTGATCCTTTCTCCGCGAGCCTCAGCGAGATCCTCCGCGCCTCCGCGTTCCAATAGGATGCTGCGAATGCGCGGCGCCATCAGGCACTGCAGCACAGACTCACTATTCCAGCTCCTCCATGCTCCGGCACGGATGGGTATTAGCCATTACTATCCTAGATTACGAACACACCCTAGCCGAGCACCCTCGGCACGACGAAATGGCCGCGCTCGGCCCGCGGGGCGTTGGCCAGGGCCTGGGCCTGGGTGA
- a CDS encoding ATP-binding protein — MTLLRAAPCLGLPLTALLGNLTGHPALAALGRTLQPMSTPAAAAFLDLGAGLLLVELGRRSRAARWAALGAAVLATAYLGLGVLLFHFQGALPLFGLLGGAVSVGLLAMAGAGRGGLRQGAALAALLPLVAGALHLFGYASGVPLDYESGFMPASLPTSLCLACLGLALLPQAGHDTFPLSLFRLHRTERNPALPWAPQFPLAAFLLGATLALVAGVLVMRSQVDASLASARSQLAGYADLKAEGLDRWVAERRADAALIRETPLIKAPLQAFLRSQRSGDPGLAAWMVSLRKAGGYRSITLCDTAGRVRLHLGPPEAPEGSAVHDAAFRQVLATGDVALEGFHAQGADPDPHSGWWVPVTGPDGARVGALCLATDSGAFLGPYLADLSPQAPRAVSSLVDLSGADARILGQPVPPGLRKAVLAAAATAGPVDTTGGGGRPSGRTFVSARPIRDTPWHLVVRAEEAAVVAALRPRFWAIALVTLGAVAVTGLGTGILVRHYAARRVRELLAAERERKVLAERARSLMHEANDIILITDQEGRILEANRVAEAAYGYDQNDLRGLAAGTLRPPGTEAEFRERWAQLLAQGQGVWETRHRRRDGSTFPVEASSRVVAQEGETRVVSFLRDISERHAQARAIRRLSRLYAALGQVGQAIVWARSQDALLRRICEVLVEGGGMASAWAARLDAVGTGLEVAVRCGADGPPLPEGVLAAVVARGEPVILAGTSAVLPVAQAGRITHLLGVDAGEGGTFGPEETDLLIETAMDLAFALDKLDGEAQRARAEAEQRNLEAQLQQSQKMESLGSLAGGVAHDLNNVLGAILSLASAHQETPGLTPALGRALETIVKACLRGRDVIKSLLYFSRKGLEAPRPLDLNALVRDLAQLLAHTTLQRVRLDLALEEGLPALMGDGSALSHAVMNLCVNAVDAMPGGGTLTLSTRREGGGVVLEVADTGEGMPEEVLRKAMEPFFTTKPLGKGTGLGLAMVFGTMKAHGGTLELQSRPGEGTSARLCFPESRLVADGADAGPAQEGGAPTGRPRRVLLVDDDDLVREAMEPLLKALGHTVHLAPGGREALALLEEGLAPDIVILDMNMPGLTGAQVLPLLLAAQPGLRVILASGHSDRDLPDVAQGKPGVSFLRKPFSVAELRAALA; from the coding sequence GCGCGGGGCTCCTCCTCGTCGAGCTGGGGCGCCGCAGCCGAGCCGCCCGATGGGCGGCACTGGGGGCGGCCGTGCTGGCCACGGCCTACCTGGGCCTGGGTGTCCTGCTCTTCCATTTCCAGGGGGCCCTGCCCCTGTTCGGTCTGCTCGGGGGGGCGGTATCTGTCGGCCTGCTGGCCATGGCCGGCGCCGGCCGCGGCGGCCTGCGCCAGGGCGCGGCCCTGGCGGCGCTCCTGCCGCTGGTCGCCGGGGCCCTGCACCTCTTCGGGTACGCCTCGGGCGTGCCCCTGGACTACGAGTCCGGGTTCATGCCGGCCTCGCTGCCCACCTCCCTTTGTCTGGCCTGCCTGGGGCTGGCCCTGCTGCCCCAGGCGGGTCACGACACCTTCCCCCTCTCCCTCTTCCGTCTGCACCGGACGGAGCGGAATCCGGCCCTGCCCTGGGCCCCCCAGTTCCCGCTCGCGGCCTTCCTGCTGGGCGCCACCCTGGCGCTGGTGGCCGGGGTGCTGGTCATGCGGAGCCAGGTGGATGCCAGCCTGGCCTCGGCCCGATCCCAGTTGGCGGGGTACGCGGACCTCAAGGCCGAGGGCCTCGACCGCTGGGTGGCTGAACGGCGCGCCGACGCCGCGCTGATCCGGGAGACGCCCCTGATCAAAGCCCCGCTCCAGGCCTTCCTCCGCAGCCAGCGGTCCGGGGACCCGGGCCTCGCCGCCTGGATGGTCAGCCTGCGGAAGGCCGGCGGCTACCGCTCCATCACCCTCTGCGACACGGCGGGCCGCGTGCGCCTCCACCTGGGTCCCCCCGAGGCGCCCGAGGGCTCGGCGGTCCACGACGCCGCCTTCCGCCAGGTCCTCGCCACGGGCGACGTGGCCCTGGAAGGCTTCCATGCCCAGGGGGCGGACCCGGACCCCCATTCGGGCTGGTGGGTCCCGGTGACGGGCCCGGATGGCGCGCGGGTCGGGGCCCTCTGCCTGGCCACCGATTCGGGCGCGTTCCTGGGACCCTACCTGGCCGATCTCTCGCCCCAGGCGCCCCGGGCCGTCTCCAGCCTTGTGGACCTGTCCGGCGCCGACGCGCGCATCCTGGGGCAGCCGGTTCCGCCGGGCCTCCGGAAGGCCGTCCTGGCCGCGGCGGCGACCGCGGGGCCGGTGGACACCACCGGGGGCGGCGGCCGGCCTTCTGGTCGGACGTTCGTGAGCGCGCGGCCCATCCGGGACACGCCCTGGCACCTGGTGGTCCGGGCGGAGGAAGCGGCGGTCGTGGCGGCCCTGCGCCCGCGCTTCTGGGCCATTGCCCTCGTCACCCTGGGGGCCGTGGCGGTCACGGGGCTGGGCACGGGGATCCTGGTGCGCCACTATGCCGCCCGGCGGGTGCGCGAGCTCCTGGCCGCCGAGCGCGAGCGCAAGGTCCTGGCCGAGCGGGCGCGTTCCCTCATGCACGAGGCCAACGACATCATCCTCATCACCGACCAGGAGGGCCGCATCCTGGAGGCCAACCGGGTCGCGGAGGCCGCCTACGGGTACGACCAGAACGACCTGCGCGGCCTGGCGGCCGGGACGCTCCGGCCGCCGGGGACGGAGGCGGAGTTCCGGGAGCGCTGGGCCCAGCTCCTGGCCCAGGGGCAGGGGGTGTGGGAGACCCGCCACCGGCGCCGGGACGGCAGCACCTTCCCCGTGGAGGCCAGCAGCCGCGTGGTGGCCCAGGAAGGGGAGACCCGGGTGGTCTCCTTCCTGCGCGACATCTCCGAGCGCCACGCCCAGGCCCGGGCCATCCGCCGGTTGTCGCGGCTCTACGCGGCCCTGGGCCAGGTGGGCCAGGCCATCGTATGGGCCCGGAGCCAGGACGCCCTCCTCCGCCGCATCTGCGAGGTCCTCGTGGAGGGCGGCGGCATGGCCTCGGCCTGGGCCGCCCGCCTTGACGCGGTGGGGACGGGCCTCGAGGTGGCCGTGCGCTGCGGCGCGGACGGGCCGCCCCTCCCCGAAGGGGTCCTGGCGGCGGTGGTGGCGCGGGGCGAGCCGGTCATCCTGGCGGGAACCTCCGCCGTCCTGCCCGTGGCCCAGGCCGGGCGGATCACGCACCTGCTGGGGGTGGACGCGGGGGAGGGCGGAACCTTCGGCCCCGAGGAGACGGACCTCCTCATCGAGACCGCCATGGACCTGGCCTTCGCCCTCGACAAGCTGGACGGGGAGGCCCAGCGGGCCCGGGCGGAGGCGGAACAGCGCAACCTGGAAGCCCAGCTCCAGCAGAGCCAGAAGATGGAGAGCCTCGGAAGCCTGGCCGGCGGGGTCGCCCACGACCTGAACAACGTCCTGGGCGCCATCCTGAGCCTGGCCTCCGCCCACCAGGAGACCCCCGGCCTGACGCCGGCCCTCGGCCGGGCCCTGGAGACCATCGTCAAGGCCTGCCTGCGCGGGCGGGACGTCATCAAGAGCCTGTTGTACTTCTCCCGCAAGGGGCTGGAGGCCCCCCGGCCCCTGGACCTCAACGCCCTGGTGCGCGACCTCGCCCAGCTGCTGGCCCACACCACCCTCCAGCGGGTCCGCCTGGACCTGGCCCTGGAGGAGGGCCTGCCCGCCCTCATGGGGGACGGCTCGGCCCTCAGCCACGCGGTGATGAACCTCTGCGTCAACGCCGTGGACGCCATGCCCGGAGGCGGCACCCTCACGCTGAGCACCCGGCGGGAGGGCGGCGGCGTGGTCCTGGAGGTGGCCGATACGGGCGAGGGCATGCCGGAGGAGGTGCTCCGCAAGGCCATGGAGCCCTTCTTCACCACCAAGCCCCTGGGCAAGGGCACGGGCCTCGGCCTGGCCATGGTCTTCGGGACCATGAAGGCCCATGGCGGCACCCTGGAGCTCCAGAGCCGCCCGGGGGAAGGCACCTCCGCCCGCCTGTGCTTCCCCGAAAGCCGCCTGGTCGCCGATGGGGCCGACGCCGGGCCCGCCCAGGAGGGGGGGGCGCCCACCGGGCGCCCCCGGCGGGTCCTGCTCGTGGACGACGACGATCTGGTGCGGGAGGCCATGGAGCCGCTCCTCAAGGCCCTCGGCCACACGGTCCACCTGGCCCCGGGCGGCCGGGAGGCGCTGGCCCTCCTGGAGGAGGGCCTGGCGCCCGACATCGTCATCCTGGACATGAACATGCCGGGCCTCACCGGGGCCCAGGTGCTGCCCCTGCTCCTGGCCGCCCAGCCGGGCCTCCGGGTCATCCTCGCCAGCGGCCACAGCGACCGGGACCTGCCCGACGTCGCCCAGGGAAAGCCGGGCGTGTCCTTCCTCCGCAAGCCCTTCAGCGTCGCGGAACTGCGGGCGGCCCTGGCCTAG